A single Bacillus sp. HMF5848 DNA region contains:
- a CDS encoding CapA family protein encodes MKPKAQIFLLVVVMTAVWSTVIYLFFFEETQGSNSVPIFAHTHPVKTVMADQEKSYSQSLTLAAVGDILIHSTVYNAAKTNGTYDFMPMFTGVKDILTNADLTFANQESIIGGSEIGVSTYPRFNSPYEIASTLQDVGVDIVSMANNHTLDRGFDAIKNAIDFYNSIGMKYVGSYDSQEDANTPRILVRNGIRVGFLAYTYGTNGLIIPKEHPYAVNLIDSELITSDIQKLRDLADIVVVSMHWGNEYMRLPNTNQQQLAKSIIMSGADIIIGHHPHVLQPMEWIERDDNSQGLVVYSLGNFISGQMRDYKDIGGIVEIDIVKTIHSNRQSTVTIAKPRFTPTYNHTFNNTKFYIEPLTSSNDVHYPNYDEIMHHMFQSIDGK; translated from the coding sequence ATGAAGCCAAAAGCACAGATATTTTTGTTAGTTGTAGTGATGACAGCTGTTTGGTCAACTGTCATTTACTTATTCTTTTTTGAGGAAACACAAGGCAGCAACTCAGTTCCAATATTCGCTCATACTCACCCCGTGAAAACTGTTATGGCAGATCAGGAGAAATCATACAGTCAGTCTTTAACTTTGGCTGCTGTTGGGGATATTTTGATACATAGCACCGTTTACAACGCTGCTAAAACAAACGGTACATATGATTTTATGCCTATGTTTACAGGGGTAAAAGATATTCTTACAAATGCAGATTTAACATTCGCTAATCAAGAATCGATTATTGGTGGCAGTGAAATAGGTGTCTCGACATACCCACGCTTCAATAGTCCTTATGAAATCGCATCAACGCTTCAAGATGTTGGTGTAGATATTGTCTCAATGGCCAATAACCACACATTAGACAGAGGCTTTGATGCCATAAAAAATGCTATTGATTTTTATAATAGTATAGGCATGAAATATGTAGGATCATATGATAGCCAGGAGGATGCTAATACACCACGCATTCTCGTTCGAAATGGCATACGTGTGGGATTCTTAGCTTATACTTATGGTACAAACGGTTTAATTATCCCAAAAGAACACCCATACGCTGTAAATTTAATTGATAGTGAATTAATCACATCTGATATTCAAAAATTAAGAGATTTAGCTGACATAGTTGTAGTGAGTATGCATTGGGGAAATGAATATATGCGTCTTCCTAATACAAATCAACAACAGCTTGCAAAAAGTATCATCATGTCAGGCGCTGACATAATTATAGGTCACCATCCGCACGTACTCCAACCAATGGAATGGATCGAACGTGATGATAATTCACAAGGTCTAGTCGTATACTCACTTGGTAACTTTATTTCTGGCCAAATGAGAGACTATAAGGATATTGGAGGTATTGTTGAAATCGATATTGTAAAAACAATACATAGTAATAGACAATCTACTGTTACGATTGCAAAACCAAGATTTACTCCTACTTACAATCATACTTTTAATAATACTAAATTTTATATTGAGCCACTTACTAGTTCTAATGATGTTCACTATCCTAATTACGATGAAATTATGCATCATATGTTTCAGTCTATAGATGGAAAATAG
- the plsY gene encoding glycerol-3-phosphate 1-O-acyltransferase PlsY: MWYIILAIIAYIIGSIPFALIVGKWGYKVDIRNHGSGNLGGTNTFRVLGKRAGFIVTALDILKGTLAAALPLIFQAPDVNPLLIGVFAVVGHMYPLFAKFKGGKAVATSGGVLLFYAPVMFLAMVACFFLVLYLTKYVSLSSMLTGLFTFAYSLFTSDVTLIIAVGILTTFVIYRHRANIRRILNKTEPKIKWM, translated from the coding sequence ATGTGGTATATCATTTTAGCTATTATAGCGTACATAATTGGTTCCATTCCTTTCGCACTGATAGTTGGTAAGTGGGGATATAAAGTAGATATTCGAAATCATGGTAGTGGTAATTTGGGTGGTACAAATACATTTCGAGTTCTTGGCAAAAGGGCTGGATTCATTGTCACAGCACTCGATATTCTAAAGGGTACACTAGCTGCTGCTTTACCTTTAATCTTCCAAGCACCTGATGTAAACCCATTACTGATCGGTGTATTTGCTGTAGTAGGTCATATGTATCCATTATTCGCAAAATTTAAAGGCGGAAAAGCTGTCGCTACATCTGGTGGAGTATTGCTCTTTTATGCGCCAGTCATGTTTTTGGCGATGGTTGCATGTTTTTTCTTAGTTTTATATTTAACAAAGTACGTATCATTATCTTCGATGCTTACGGGATTATTTACATTCGCGTATAGCCTTTTCACATCAGATGTTACTTTAATAATAGCTGTAGGTATTTTGACTACCTTCGTTATTTATCGTCATCGTGCGAATATTCGTCGTATACTAAACAAAACTGAGCCAAAAATAAAATGGATGTAA
- a CDS encoding glycosyl hydrolase family 18 protein — MSRVETFKKKQPIVSIILAVVFTLILISTSITFYLYPWPSNEQVAYTDKQNPILFQQTLLDNEASIIDDVLYLPFEFVKQYIDESISYDESSQSIIITTSQKVIQMPTNQLEYFINDEPLSLEFPVLLDDTNNLLIPIKTIEMLYPFKISLLDSGIVYIQQEGDIILPAFVKSEQREHDLKLRQQPDIAAPYVATIMSDEMVYIEGEDQAYYLVRKEDGVAGYVQKQVVTLQKPIELDLAFEQEPKFNPPISWPINLTWEPVYSRTPDPSTLPLLPGVNVVSPTWFELKNGEGDVSNLATKEYMEWAKNRGYHVWALFSNDFSPEKTHEAFSTFETREKIIKQLLAYSEMYGVDGINIDIENVNLEDGPLVTQFVKEAAPYFHQAGLIVSMDVTFISESARWSKFYEREKLAEVVDYMMVMAYDEHWGSSPKAGSVASLPWVERNLQRLLDVVPAEQVVLGIPLYTRLWIEQETDEGNIEVSSKALTMDTVDKWIADRQLEPIFDEASGQNFVEYRDEANKTTYKIWLEDSVSLTKRVQLMHKYGLAGVATWARTFANENAWLSIEESIKHIKPANELE; from the coding sequence ATGTCTAGAGTCGAAACTTTCAAAAAGAAACAACCTATTGTTTCCATCATACTTGCGGTTGTTTTTACTTTAATTTTAATATCTACAAGTATTACATTTTATCTATATCCTTGGCCCTCAAATGAGCAGGTCGCATATACGGACAAACAGAATCCAATTTTGTTTCAGCAAACACTTTTAGATAATGAAGCGAGTATTATTGATGATGTTTTGTACTTACCATTTGAATTTGTTAAGCAGTACATTGATGAAAGTATAAGTTATGATGAGTCATCACAATCTATTATTATTACGACTAGTCAAAAAGTTATTCAAATGCCAACAAATCAACTAGAATACTTTATTAATGATGAACCGCTCTCGTTAGAATTTCCTGTTCTTTTAGACGACACGAATAATCTTTTAATACCTATAAAAACGATAGAGATGTTATATCCATTTAAAATTAGTTTGCTAGACTCAGGGATTGTGTATATTCAGCAAGAAGGCGACATTATATTGCCAGCTTTTGTAAAATCGGAGCAAAGAGAGCATGATTTAAAGCTTCGTCAGCAGCCAGATATAGCAGCCCCATATGTGGCTACTATAATGAGTGATGAAATGGTATATATCGAAGGAGAGGATCAGGCGTATTATTTAGTTCGAAAAGAGGATGGTGTAGCAGGTTATGTGCAAAAACAAGTTGTTACGTTACAAAAACCTATTGAACTAGATTTAGCTTTTGAACAAGAGCCAAAATTCAATCCTCCAATATCATGGCCGATCAATCTAACGTGGGAGCCAGTATATTCTAGAACACCTGATCCTAGTACATTACCGCTATTACCAGGTGTAAATGTAGTATCTCCAACATGGTTTGAACTAAAGAACGGTGAAGGTGATGTCTCAAATTTAGCAACAAAGGAATATATGGAATGGGCTAAAAATAGGGGGTATCATGTTTGGGCCTTATTTAGTAATGATTTTTCCCCGGAGAAAACACATGAGGCTTTCTCTACCTTTGAAACAAGAGAAAAAATTATTAAACAGCTTTTAGCTTACAGTGAAATGTATGGTGTTGATGGTATTAATATTGATATTGAGAATGTGAACTTAGAGGACGGCCCTCTTGTTACACAATTTGTTAAAGAAGCTGCGCCTTATTTTCATCAAGCTGGCTTAATTGTTAGTATGGATGTAACATTTATATCAGAAAGTGCACGATGGTCTAAGTTTTATGAAAGAGAAAAACTAGCAGAAGTAGTCGATTATATGATGGTTATGGCCTATGATGAACACTGGGGTTCGTCACCAAAAGCAGGAAGTGTGGCAAGCTTACCATGGGTTGAACGAAACTTACAGAGATTACTAGATGTTGTTCCAGCTGAACAGGTAGTCTTAGGCATTCCTTTATATACTCGCTTATGGATTGAGCAAGAAACGGACGAAGGAAACATTGAAGTGTCTTCTAAAGCGTTAACGATGGATACCGTTGATAAATGGATAGCAGATAGACAGCTTGAACCTATTTTCGATGAAGCATCTGGCCAAAATTTTGTAGAATATAGAGATGAGGCTAATAAAACAACGTATAAAATATGGCTTGAAGACAGTGTTTCTTTAACAAAGCGAGTGCAGCTTATGCACAAATATGGCCTTGCTGGTGTTGCAACTTGGGCACGGACGTTTGCAAATGAAAATGCTTGGTTATCAATTGAAGAGTCAATTAAGCATATTAAACCAGCAAATGAATTGGAATAA
- a CDS encoding betaine/proline/choline family ABC transporter ATP-binding protein (Members of the family are the ATP-binding subunit of ABC transporters for substrates such as betaine, L-proline or other amino acids, choline, carnitine, etc. The substrate specificity is best determined from the substrate-binding subunit, rather than this subunit, as it interacts with the permease subunit and not with substrate directly.), producing the protein MIVFENVSKEYDNGLEVLKNINLEVKKGELLTLIGPSGCGKTTTMKMINRLLEPTSGVIRINNEDVANIDPVELRRNIGYVIQQIGLLPHMTIAENIALVPKLKKWSKQSYTKRVDELLDLVGLDPYTYRDRYPLELSGGQQQRIGVVRALAAEPDIVLMDEPFSALDPISREQLQDELVHIQKTIQKTIVFVTHDMDEAIKIANRIAIMKEGEIIQIDSANNMLQQPKNDFVRSFIGESRLTTLPSSASDLLSTTFAALNVNDGVSEAIDSMKAIGMKSLPVVSHAKQYCGIVHLHDVEQHIHTPAVKISELLHTDYQTISQEDTIETTVRVFLNNRQNLLPVLEHDKLIGFITQTSLISRLANLHDDRNVEEKKVGGLNE; encoded by the coding sequence ATGATTGTTTTTGAAAATGTGTCAAAGGAGTATGATAACGGATTAGAGGTTTTGAAAAACATTAACCTGGAGGTGAAGAAGGGAGAACTACTAACATTGATAGGTCCAAGTGGATGTGGTAAAACTACGACTATGAAAATGATTAATAGGCTGCTTGAACCTACTAGTGGTGTTATAAGAATTAATAACGAAGATGTTGCTAACATTGATCCTGTTGAATTGCGAAGAAACATAGGGTATGTTATTCAACAAATCGGTTTGCTTCCCCATATGACAATAGCAGAAAACATTGCTTTAGTTCCTAAACTGAAAAAGTGGAGTAAACAATCCTATACTAAAAGAGTAGATGAGTTACTAGATTTAGTAGGGCTTGATCCATATACATATCGTGATAGATATCCATTAGAGCTAAGCGGAGGGCAGCAACAGCGCATCGGCGTTGTTCGGGCATTAGCTGCAGAGCCTGACATTGTTTTAATGGACGAGCCTTTTAGTGCACTGGATCCTATTTCACGGGAGCAGCTACAAGATGAATTAGTTCATATTCAAAAAACAATCCAAAAGACCATTGTTTTTGTAACGCATGATATGGATGAAGCTATCAAGATAGCCAATAGAATTGCGATTATGAAGGAAGGGGAAATTATTCAAATTGATTCAGCAAATAATATGCTACAACAGCCGAAGAACGATTTTGTACGATCATTTATAGGTGAGTCTCGATTAACAACGCTTCCTTCGTCAGCTAGTGACCTCTTATCTACTACGTTTGCCGCACTGAATGTAAACGATGGCGTTTCAGAAGCTATTGATTCAATGAAAGCTATCGGAATGAAAAGCTTGCCTGTAGTAAGCCATGCTAAACAATATTGTGGCATTGTTCATTTACATGATGTGGAACAACATATTCATACGCCAGCAGTGAAAATTTCAGAGTTATTACATACTGATTATCAAACAATATCACAGGAAGACACAATTGAAACTACAGTAAGAGTGTTTCTAAATAATCGTCAAAACCTTCTACCAGTATTAGAACACGATAAACTTATTGGCTTTATAACACAAACCAGTTTGATTAGCCGCCTTGCCAACTTACATGATGATAGAAATGTTGAAGAAAAAAAGGTAGGTGGACTCAATGAATGA
- a CDS encoding ABC transporter permease produces the protein MNETNVFLILVETFNKRWDAIVTGLQEHIILSITAMLIALIISLPLGIYISRNRRIAEPIIGVTAIFQTIPSLAFFGFLIPLFGIGSVTAITALTLYALLPILRNVYTGLSEVDQSAIEAGKGMGMTRWQILTLIEMPLALPVIMAGIRTATVLTIGVATLATFVGAGGLGDLIYRGLSTINNYLVLAGAIPAALLALLFDFILRYVEKSVTPKGLRK, from the coding sequence ATGAATGAAACAAATGTCTTTCTTATACTTGTCGAAACCTTTAACAAAAGGTGGGACGCTATTGTAACAGGATTACAGGAACATATTATTTTATCAATTACTGCTATGTTAATAGCTTTAATTATTAGCTTACCGCTAGGAATTTATATTTCAAGAAACAGAAGAATAGCGGAACCTATTATTGGTGTGACAGCTATTTTTCAAACAATTCCTAGTCTTGCCTTTTTTGGTTTCTTAATTCCGCTATTTGGTATTGGTAGTGTTACGGCTATAACTGCACTTACTTTGTATGCTTTACTACCGATTTTACGTAATGTATATACCGGTTTATCAGAGGTAGACCAATCTGCAATAGAAGCCGGAAAAGGAATGGGTATGACGAGATGGCAGATTTTAACGTTAATAGAAATGCCACTAGCCTTACCAGTTATTATGGCTGGTATACGTACAGCAACAGTGTTAACCATTGGCGTTGCAACATTAGCAACCTTTGTTGGAGCGGGAGGACTAGGCGATTTAATATATCGGGGATTAAGTACTATTAATAATTATTTAGTTCTCGCAGGAGCGATTCCTGCAGCGCTTTTAGCGTTATTATTTGATTTTATTTTACGTTACGTTGAAAAATCAGTAACACCAAAGGGATTAAGAAAATAG
- a CDS encoding glycine betaine ABC transporter substrate-binding protein translates to MKKLTALLVFILILIVSGCGGDNAKQEVLTVSGKKWTEQYILPYIIAEYVKANSDYTVEVKEGLGEVAILTEALKEGDIDLYVEYTGTGLLTVLKEPHDPSASADEILERVKKGYKDEFNLVWTAPLGFENTYALAFRDELKENITARTFSDVAPLTNELTFGAPPEFFEREDGYDGLVDTYNFAFKDTTSLDPNIMYQAVKDGQVDIIPAFTTDGRIARFNLATLKDDKQYFPPYYAAPIVRQEALDTFPKLEELLDNLGDQITELEMAEMNAKVDIDGLDPVNVAKQFLQDKGLIQ, encoded by the coding sequence ATGAAAAAATTAACGGCACTCTTAGTATTTATTTTAATTTTAATAGTTAGTGGATGCGGTGGTGATAATGCAAAGCAAGAGGTTTTAACTGTATCAGGGAAAAAATGGACAGAACAATACATTCTACCGTACATAATAGCAGAATATGTTAAAGCAAACTCCGATTATACTGTTGAAGTAAAGGAAGGCCTTGGTGAAGTAGCAATCTTAACAGAGGCCTTAAAAGAAGGAGATATTGATTTATATGTAGAATATACAGGTACAGGACTATTAACAGTTTTAAAAGAACCACATGATCCATCGGCTAGTGCAGATGAAATTTTAGAACGAGTTAAAAAAGGGTATAAAGATGAATTTAATTTAGTTTGGACTGCCCCGTTAGGATTTGAAAATACATATGCATTGGCTTTTCGTGATGAATTAAAAGAAAATATAACAGCACGAACTTTTTCTGATGTTGCTCCTTTAACAAACGAACTAACTTTTGGAGCTCCTCCTGAGTTTTTTGAACGTGAAGATGGGTATGATGGACTAGTAGATACATATAACTTTGCCTTTAAAGATACAACTAGTTTGGATCCTAATATAATGTATCAGGCTGTTAAGGATGGTCAGGTAGATATAATCCCAGCATTTACGACAGATGGTCGTATTGCTAGATTTAATTTAGCTACTTTAAAGGATGATAAGCAATACTTTCCTCCTTACTATGCTGCACCTATAGTCCGTCAAGAAGCATTAGATACATTTCCAAAGCTTGAGGAATTATTGGATAATTTAGGTGATCAAATTACCGAATTAGAAATGGCAGAGATGAATGCAAAAGTAGATATTGATGGCTTAGATCCAGTCAATGTTGCTAAGCAATTTCTTCAAGATAAAGGTTTAATACAATAA
- a CDS encoding CoA-binding protein yields MDVQIPSRQELGVILKKARRIAVVGLSANPEKTSYMVSSAMQDAGYEIIPVNPTVESVLGVKAVKSLADIEGHVDIVNVFRRPEHLPEVAKQFDEIDADVFWAQLGIVNEEAYHFLKERGYTVVMDRCIKVEHALTKDK; encoded by the coding sequence ATGGACGTGCAAATTCCAAGTCGCCAAGAACTCGGTGTTATTTTAAAGAAAGCAAGGCGGATAGCAGTTGTTGGATTATCAGCGAATCCAGAAAAAACATCTTATATGGTTTCATCTGCCATGCAGGATGCAGGATATGAAATCATCCCAGTAAATCCAACTGTAGAATCTGTGTTAGGTGTTAAAGCGGTAAAGTCATTAGCAGACATAGAAGGACATGTTGATATCGTAAATGTATTTCGCCGTCCTGAGCATTTGCCTGAGGTTGCAAAACAATTTGATGAAATTGATGCTGATGTTTTTTGGGCGCAGCTTGGCATTGTGAATGAAGAAGCGTATCACTTTTTAAAAGAACGAGGATATACAGTTGTAATGGACCGCTGTATTAAAGTGGAACACGCTCTAACGAAAGATAAGTAA